A stretch of the Corynebacterium maris DSM 45190 genome encodes the following:
- a CDS encoding DEAD/DEAH box helicase — MTHLDEFISGLDFALDDFQIAGCKAVEADHGVLVCAPTGAGKTIVGEFAVSVALSRGTKCFYTTPIKALSNQKYHDLVAVHGEEAVGLLTGDVSINSNAEVVVMTTEVLRNMIYAGSHTLDRLTHVVMDEIHFLGDRDRGAVWEEIILNLDESVNVIGLSATVSNSEQFGDWLSAVRGDTEVIVTDHRPVPLDQWMMVGRKIYPLFEPGSDVVNDELERRIERIESTDTSGEDYRQGRGFRARSDNGGDKYRPLGRPEVVQVLEGRNMLPAIFFIFSRAGCDGALAQCHRSRKVLTTQEEGEEIKRIIDEGVEGIPEEDLEVLRFRQWRSALSRGFAAHHAGMLPAFRHIVEELFVKGLVRVVFATETLALGINMPARSVVLEKLVKFNGEAHVDLTPGQYTQLTGRAGRRGIDVMGNAVVQWAPAMDPRAVAGLASTRMYPLLSTFEPGYNMAVNLLNMNGFEASLRLLEKSFAQYQTDGSVVDDVRQMERVEDRIAQLRSQLPPEDAEEVMEYARLRRELSDEERESRRHSVEQRSMETSAVLSKLQVGEVIAVAGRKKPILAVVVTPANQTRDPRPWVTTESGWSGRIDASGFQNPPIVVGRMRLPRNVTHHPRKNTKFVVDSFRRQRFDRPKKMKTTPRARDSKKVVALRRQLRDHPVHAWPAREREEMARIGEKFTRAERDLARLQKKVTPSDTLGKHFERIINLLTEMDYVEISSGEPEVTDEGERLAKIHNVSDLLVAQCLKRGIWDELDPAELAGVASLCAFEARKTTGGEPTAPTDPMVDAMNATERLWTQLAADEKRHRLPVSKEPEAQFALAMHQWTAGAPLGYCLAAAAESGAELTAGDFVRSVLQVIDLLEQVAKTGYTDEIRRNARRAVDSARRGVVAIGT, encoded by the coding sequence ATGACCCACCTCGACGAATTTATTTCCGGCCTCGACTTCGCCCTCGATGATTTTCAGATCGCAGGCTGCAAGGCAGTCGAGGCCGATCACGGGGTGTTGGTGTGCGCCCCGACCGGAGCGGGAAAAACCATCGTCGGTGAATTCGCCGTCTCGGTGGCCTTGTCCCGCGGCACCAAGTGTTTCTACACCACCCCGATCAAGGCGCTGAGCAACCAGAAGTACCACGACTTGGTCGCGGTCCACGGCGAGGAGGCCGTGGGACTGCTCACCGGGGATGTGTCGATCAACTCGAACGCAGAGGTGGTCGTCATGACCACCGAGGTGCTGCGCAACATGATCTACGCCGGGTCGCACACGTTGGACCGGTTGACGCACGTGGTGATGGATGAGATCCATTTCTTGGGCGACCGCGACCGCGGGGCGGTGTGGGAGGAGATCATTCTCAACCTCGATGAGTCGGTCAACGTCATCGGGCTGTCCGCGACGGTGTCCAACTCGGAGCAGTTCGGCGATTGGCTCAGTGCCGTACGCGGAGACACGGAGGTCATCGTCACCGACCACCGGCCGGTGCCGCTGGATCAGTGGATGATGGTCGGCCGGAAGATCTACCCGCTGTTTGAACCCGGGTCCGATGTGGTCAACGACGAGCTGGAGCGCCGGATCGAGCGGATCGAGTCCACGGACACCTCCGGCGAAGACTACCGCCAGGGGCGTGGTTTCCGGGCGCGCAGCGACAACGGCGGCGACAAGTACCGCCCGTTGGGTCGCCCGGAAGTCGTCCAGGTGCTGGAGGGGCGCAACATGCTGCCTGCGATCTTCTTCATCTTCTCCCGCGCCGGTTGTGACGGCGCGCTGGCGCAGTGCCACCGCTCCCGCAAGGTGCTGACCACGCAGGAAGAGGGCGAGGAGATCAAGCGCATCATCGACGAAGGCGTCGAGGGCATCCCGGAGGAGGATCTGGAGGTGCTGCGCTTTCGGCAGTGGCGCTCGGCGTTGTCGCGCGGTTTCGCCGCCCACCACGCGGGCATGTTGCCGGCGTTTCGCCACATCGTGGAGGAGCTGTTCGTCAAGGGGCTGGTCCGGGTGGTCTTTGCCACGGAGACGTTGGCGTTGGGCATCAACATGCCGGCGCGCAGCGTGGTGCTGGAGAAGTTGGTGAAGTTCAACGGCGAGGCCCATGTGGATCTGACGCCGGGGCAGTACACGCAGCTGACGGGCCGGGCGGGGCGCCGCGGCATCGACGTCATGGGCAACGCGGTGGTGCAGTGGGCGCCGGCGATGGACCCGCGTGCGGTGGCGGGGTTGGCGTCGACGCGGATGTATCCGCTGTTGTCGACGTTTGAGCCGGGCTACAACATGGCCGTCAACCTGTTGAACATGAACGGCTTCGAGGCGTCGTTGCGGTTGCTGGAGAAGTCTTTCGCCCAGTATCAGACCGACGGGTCGGTGGTCGACGACGTGCGTCAGATGGAACGGGTGGAGGATCGGATCGCGCAGCTGCGCTCGCAGCTGCCGCCGGAGGACGCCGAGGAGGTGATGGAGTATGCGCGCCTGCGCCGCGAGTTGAGCGACGAGGAGCGCGAGTCGCGCCGCCACAGCGTGGAACAGCGTTCGATGGAGACGTCGGCGGTGCTGTCCAAGTTGCAGGTCGGGGAGGTCATCGCGGTGGCCGGGCGCAAGAAGCCGATCCTGGCGGTGGTGGTGACCCCGGCGAATCAGACGCGGGACCCGCGTCCGTGGGTGACCACGGAGTCCGGCTGGTCGGGGCGGATCGACGCCTCCGGTTTCCAGAACCCGCCGATTGTGGTGGGCCGGATGCGGCTGCCACGCAATGTGACGCATCATCCGCGCAAGAACACGAAGTTCGTGGTGGATTCTTTCCGTCGGCAGCGCTTCGACCGGCCGAAGAAGATGAAGACCACCCCGCGGGCCCGGGATTCGAAGAAGGTGGTGGCGCTGCGTAGGCAGTTGCGTGATCATCCGGTGCACGCGTGGCCGGCCCGGGAGCGCGAAGAGATGGCGCGCATCGGGGAGAAGTTCACCCGCGCGGAGCGGGATTTGGCGCGGCTGCAGAAGAAGGTGACCCCCTCGGACACGCTGGGCAAGCATTTCGAGCGCATCATCAACCTGCTCACGGAGATGGACTACGTCGAGATCTCCTCCGGGGAGCCGGAGGTCACCGATGAAGGCGAGCGGTTGGCGAAGATCCACAACGTGTCGGATCTGTTGGTCGCCCAGTGCCTCAAGCGTGGCATCTGGGATGAGCTGGATCCGGCGGAGTTGGCCGGGGTGGCGTCGTTGTGCGCTTTTGAGGCGCGCAAAACCACCGGCGGGGAGCCGACGGCGCCGACGGATCCGATGGTGGATGCGATGAACGCGACCGAGCGCCTGTGGACGCAGCTGGCCGCGGACGAAAAACGCCACCGGCTGCCGGTCTCGAAGGAGCCGGAGGCGCAGTTCGCGTTGGCGATGCATCAATGGACGGCCGGTGCGCCGCTGGGATATTGCCTGGCGGCGGCCGCGGAGTCCGGGGCGGAATTGACCGCCGGTGACTTCGTGCGCTCGGTGCTGCAGGTCATCGATCTGCTGGAGCAGGTGGCCAAGACCGGTTACACCGACGAGATCCGCCGCAACGCCCGGCGCGCGGTGGATTCCGCCCGGCGCGGGGTCGTGGCGATCGGGACGTAG
- a CDS encoding DUF4389 domain-containing protein: MRPLNWVLLVAGFLLTALGLSLTIGGAVLMGAQSAQQNGQYLTLDSQRYQSTGHAITTPSLVLDPGESGMTGLPPLEELASIQVRVNPVVPDQPIFVGVGDASEVADYLNDVPHAAIGGVTWTEEDQLSGQWSWASDAEGQLQETPGTRNPAAPTDQDFWVASTTGTDTQEITFDLQEGQWTLVVMNADGTSPVWVDLQPGARTDVLGAVNPGLLIAGLIGLLLGIPLLLFGAAGLGRDIDQGTPRPTPTSGDVPGESPRGVTGHAASPLSFTGQLDEKLSRGLWLIKWLLALPHYLVLALLWFSLVVTTIAAGISILFTGRYPRSWFAFSVGVLRWNWRVGFYAYATLGTDRYPPFTLARANYPAALEVNYPDHLSRGLVLVKWWLLALPHLLILGILSGGGGAIGIGSIRDNTGWGLSLLGLLVLIAAVALLLTGRYLPGLFALIVGLNRWVYRVWSYTLLLRDDYPPFRLDQGPTDPPRQPVLTGSEATPDNPAA, translated from the coding sequence ATGAGACCGCTGAACTGGGTCCTGTTGGTGGCGGGATTTCTGCTCACCGCCTTGGGACTGAGCCTGACTATCGGCGGAGCAGTGCTCATGGGCGCCCAATCCGCCCAACAAAACGGGCAATACCTCACCCTGGACTCGCAGCGTTACCAAAGCACCGGCCACGCCATCACCACCCCCTCCCTGGTACTGGATCCGGGAGAATCCGGGATGACCGGCCTGCCCCCGCTGGAAGAGCTGGCCAGCATCCAAGTCCGGGTGAACCCCGTGGTTCCTGACCAGCCCATCTTCGTCGGCGTAGGAGACGCTTCTGAGGTCGCTGATTACCTGAACGACGTCCCTCACGCCGCTATTGGAGGCGTGACCTGGACCGAGGAAGACCAATTATCGGGCCAATGGTCCTGGGCATCCGATGCCGAGGGGCAACTGCAGGAAACCCCGGGCACCCGGAACCCGGCCGCCCCGACCGACCAAGACTTTTGGGTGGCCTCCACCACGGGCACCGACACCCAGGAGATCACCTTTGACCTGCAGGAAGGCCAATGGACACTGGTGGTGATGAACGCCGACGGCACCTCCCCGGTGTGGGTCGACCTGCAGCCCGGGGCCCGCACCGACGTCCTCGGCGCCGTCAACCCCGGCCTGTTGATCGCCGGGCTGATCGGACTGCTCCTGGGTATCCCGCTGCTGCTGTTCGGCGCCGCCGGCCTAGGCCGTGACATCGACCAGGGAACACCACGGCCCACCCCCACCTCCGGGGATGTGCCGGGCGAAAGCCCTCGCGGTGTGACCGGCCACGCGGCCTCCCCGCTGTCATTCACCGGCCAGCTGGACGAGAAGCTCTCCCGAGGGCTATGGCTGATCAAATGGCTGCTGGCCCTCCCGCACTATTTAGTCCTGGCCCTGCTCTGGTTTTCGCTGGTGGTCACCACGATTGCCGCCGGGATAAGCATCTTGTTCACCGGCCGCTATCCCCGGTCCTGGTTCGCCTTCAGCGTCGGGGTGCTGCGCTGGAACTGGCGGGTAGGCTTCTACGCCTACGCGACCTTGGGCACCGACCGCTATCCCCCTTTCACCCTCGCCCGGGCCAACTACCCAGCGGCGCTGGAAGTGAACTACCCTGACCACCTCTCCCGGGGCTTGGTGCTGGTGAAATGGTGGCTGCTGGCCCTCCCGCACCTACTGATCCTCGGCATCCTCAGCGGCGGTGGCGGCGCCATCGGAATCGGCTCGATCCGCGACAACACCGGCTGGGGACTGTCCCTGCTCGGGCTGCTCGTACTCATCGCCGCGGTAGCGCTGCTGTTGACCGGCCGATACCTTCCCGGCCTCTTCGCCCTGATCGTCGGCCTCAACCGATGGGTCTACCGCGTCTGGTCATACACGCTGCTGCTACGTGATGACTACCCCCCGTTCCGCCTCGACCAAGGACCGACCGACCCGCCTCGCCAGCCCGTGCTCACAGGATCCGAGGCAACACCCGACAACCCCGCCGCCTAA
- the dop gene encoding depupylase/deamidase Dop — protein sequence MGMETEYGIMCEDTTISPIVTSTHAVVAYAALHTGARSRWDYAAEKPLSDSRGFDLRRYHTTPVVDPDAVGVANVVLPNGARYYVDHAHPEYASPEVPNAWDAMIYDAAGDLVLNQATRDIAKLWERKESVLNGHDPCPPIRIYKNNVDGKGASYGSHENYQYLRSTDFDVLTQALIPFFVARQVIVGAGRVGIGEEGEREGFQISQRADYFVQEVSLETTLNRGIVNTRDEPHADALKFRRLHTIIGDANMSQTSNFLKLGMTKLVIDAIERGVDFSDLKLQRPVPELKFVSRDLTLTHETRLVDGRKLTALGLLREYRERVLATDDVDRRVIEMWGEVMDLLAEDPLKTSHLLDWTAKYALIKGYVDKGVAWSDPKLRVIDLQYSDIDSARSLYHALVRKGRMTTLVDDETLENALHNPPADSRAWFRGRVTEKFADDVAAASWQSVEFVDGRRIDISDVDGWTREEVGEVVERAETVEELVAGVTS from the coding sequence ATGGGAATGGAAACCGAATACGGCATCATGTGCGAGGACACGACGATTTCACCGATCGTGACCTCCACGCACGCGGTGGTGGCGTACGCTGCCCTGCACACCGGGGCGCGGTCGCGCTGGGACTACGCGGCGGAAAAGCCGTTGTCGGATTCCCGCGGCTTCGACCTGCGCCGCTACCACACGACTCCGGTCGTCGACCCGGACGCGGTCGGGGTGGCCAACGTGGTGTTGCCCAACGGGGCGCGATATTACGTCGATCACGCGCACCCGGAGTACGCCAGCCCAGAGGTCCCGAACGCCTGGGACGCGATGATCTACGACGCGGCGGGGGATCTGGTGCTCAACCAGGCGACGCGCGACATCGCGAAACTCTGGGAGCGCAAGGAGTCCGTCTTAAACGGCCACGACCCGTGCCCGCCGATTCGCATCTACAAGAACAACGTCGACGGTAAAGGCGCCTCCTACGGCAGCCACGAAAACTACCAGTATCTGCGCTCGACGGATTTCGACGTGCTCACGCAGGCGCTCATCCCGTTTTTCGTCGCCCGGCAAGTGATCGTGGGGGCGGGTCGGGTCGGGATCGGTGAGGAAGGCGAGCGCGAGGGCTTTCAGATCTCGCAGCGGGCCGACTACTTCGTGCAGGAAGTCTCGCTGGAGACGACGCTCAACCGCGGCATCGTCAACACCCGTGACGAACCGCACGCCGACGCCCTGAAGTTTCGCCGCCTGCACACCATCATCGGTGACGCGAACATGTCCCAGACCTCGAACTTCCTCAAGCTGGGCATGACCAAGCTCGTCATCGACGCGATTGAGCGGGGCGTGGATTTCTCCGACCTGAAATTGCAGCGCCCGGTGCCGGAGCTGAAGTTCGTCTCCCGGGATCTGACGCTGACCCACGAAACCCGTCTGGTCGACGGCCGGAAACTCACCGCGCTGGGGCTGCTGCGCGAGTATCGGGAGCGGGTGCTGGCCACCGACGACGTCGACAGGCGCGTCATCGAGATGTGGGGGGAGGTCATGGACTTGCTCGCCGAGGACCCGTTGAAGACCTCGCATCTGCTGGACTGGACCGCGAAGTATGCCCTCATTAAGGGGTACGTGGACAAGGGGGTGGCGTGGTCGGACCCGAAACTGCGCGTCATCGATCTGCAGTACTCCGACATCGACTCGGCCCGTTCGCTGTATCACGCGTTGGTGCGCAAGGGCAGGATGACCACCTTGGTGGACGATGAAACCCTGGAGAACGCCCTGCACAACCCGCCCGCCGACTCGCGGGCGTGGTTCCGCGGCCGGGTGACCGAGAAGTTCGCCGACGACGTCGCCGCAGCCAGTTGGCAGTCCGTCGAGTTCGTCGACGGCCGCCGCATCGACATCAGCGACGTCGACGGGTGGACCCGCGAGGAGGTGGGGGAGGTCGTGGAGCGCGCTGAAACCGTCGAGGAACTCGTGGCGGGGGTAACATCGTAG
- the pafA gene encoding Pup--protein ligase has translation MGVETEYGISGALSPEDTARYLFRPIVAKYSSTNVFAPNSSRLYLDVGSHPEIATAECDDLRQLLAHEKAGDAMLNDLAVQAEAAQAAEGIEGPIYLFKNNVDSVGNSYGCHENYLIGRDMVLKTLGKQLLPFLVTRQLTSGAGMLSATDGFLVSQRADQVWEGISSATTRSRPVINTRDEPHGDSKKYRRMHVIVGDSNMSEPTFLLKVGSTLLVLEMLEAGLTFPDLELQNSILDLRAIARDRTGRLPLQLKNGGTITALEIQEIFYEHALKWFTERPDEGTSRADLERVLDLWGRTLTAIRTQDYAAVDTEIDWMIKLKLLRRYADKLGEDHPKLAQVDLTYHDIRPDRGVFHLLTRKGLAATADVEPEMTAPATTRATLRGKFLAAAEETGTPVTVDWTHLKINGAESVELLDPFSTVDERVDELIAGMAR, from the coding sequence ATGGGGGTGGAGACCGAATACGGCATCTCCGGGGCGCTGAGCCCGGAGGACACGGCCCGGTACCTCTTCCGGCCGATCGTCGCCAAGTATTCTTCGACGAACGTCTTCGCCCCCAACAGCTCCCGCCTCTACCTCGACGTCGGCTCGCACCCGGAGATCGCCACCGCTGAGTGCGACGACCTGCGCCAGCTGTTGGCGCACGAGAAAGCCGGCGACGCCATGCTCAACGACTTGGCGGTCCAGGCTGAGGCGGCGCAGGCGGCGGAAGGCATCGAGGGACCGATCTACCTGTTCAAGAACAACGTGGACTCGGTGGGCAACTCCTACGGTTGCCACGAGAACTACCTCATCGGCCGCGACATGGTGCTCAAGACGCTGGGCAAGCAGCTGTTGCCGTTTTTGGTCACCCGCCAGTTGACCAGCGGCGCCGGCATGCTCAGCGCCACGGACGGCTTCCTCGTCTCGCAGCGCGCGGACCAGGTGTGGGAGGGCATCTCTTCGGCGACGACCCGTTCCCGCCCCGTCATCAACACCCGTGATGAGCCGCACGGGGATTCGAAGAAATACCGCCGCATGCACGTGATCGTCGGCGACTCCAACATGTCGGAGCCGACGTTCCTGCTCAAGGTCGGCTCCACCCTGCTGGTGCTGGAAATGCTCGAGGCCGGGCTGACGTTTCCCGACCTGGAGCTGCAGAACTCCATCCTGGATCTGCGCGCCATCGCCCGGGATCGCACCGGGCGCTTACCGCTGCAGTTGAAAAACGGCGGCACCATCACCGCCTTGGAGATCCAGGAGATCTTCTACGAGCACGCCCTGAAGTGGTTCACCGAGCGCCCCGACGAGGGGACTTCGCGTGCGGACCTGGAGCGGGTGCTGGATCTGTGGGGGCGCACGCTGACGGCGATCCGCACACAAGATTACGCGGCGGTGGACACCGAGATCGACTGGATGATCAAGCTGAAGCTGCTGCGCCGCTACGCGGACAAGCTCGGCGAGGACCACCCCAAGCTCGCCCAGGTCGACTTGACTTACCACGACATCCGCCCGGATCGGGGCGTGTTCCACCTGCTTACCCGCAAGGGGCTGGCGGCGACCGCCGACGTCGAGCCGGAGATGACCGCGCCGGCCACCACCCGTGCCACGCTGCGCGGCAAGTTCCTGGCGGCCGCAGAAGAGACCGGCACGCCCGTCACCGTGGACTGGACCCACCTGAAGATCAACGGGGCCGAGTCCGTCGAGCTGCTGGATCCGTTCAGCACCGTCGATGAGCGCGTGGACGAGTTGATCGCGGGGATGGCGCGGTAG
- a CDS encoding ubiquitin-like protein Pup, whose amino-acid sequence MTNPQSQISGGGDRPEDTNDDAQGLGQAQVNTAGTDDLLDEIDGLLEENAEEFVSSYVQKGGQ is encoded by the coding sequence ATGACGAATCCGCAGTCTCAGATCAGTGGGGGCGGCGACCGCCCCGAAGACACCAACGATGACGCGCAGGGCCTCGGCCAGGCGCAGGTCAACACCGCCGGGACGGACGATCTTCTCGACGAGATCGACGGCCTGCTGGAGGAAAACGCCGAGGAGTTCGTCAGCTCCTACGTGCAAAAGGGCGGCCAGTGA
- a CDS encoding helix-turn-helix transcriptional regulator, with protein MNDDSPEKLSDLVRALNLIPYFQAHPGRTLFEASRDLGREPQELMGDLARLHCTGVGASPEELIDLTYSYTNVHVREDQGVGRVLRLTPTEAGTLLLTLEALESTPGLIDASAVESAAAKLRGIMDDKAVAVYDTISEVDPEESAVQQTVAEALQRRRRLRLTYFSASSNASTTRTVDPAQLVVRDGEPYLIAWEEGQGHRTFRLDRMTGVELLDDAAEPHSAELDGREGFGFTHTAKLLLRTDATWLAEYHDITLGRDRGDGWVEAAMPYGSRQWLMRFAIAQGDRLTVVRPSSLAEDVSRRAEAGLKRYDEPTSSGRVTRNTEER; from the coding sequence GTGAACGACGATAGCCCGGAGAAGCTCTCTGATTTAGTGCGGGCGCTGAACCTCATCCCGTATTTTCAGGCGCATCCGGGGCGCACGCTGTTCGAGGCCTCCCGGGATCTGGGGCGGGAGCCGCAGGAGTTGATGGGGGATCTGGCCCGGTTGCACTGCACCGGGGTGGGCGCCAGCCCGGAGGAATTGATCGATCTGACCTACAGCTACACCAACGTCCATGTCCGGGAGGATCAGGGCGTCGGGCGGGTGTTGCGGCTGACCCCGACGGAGGCGGGCACCCTGCTGCTGACCCTGGAGGCGCTAGAGTCGACGCCGGGGCTGATCGACGCCTCCGCGGTGGAGTCGGCTGCGGCGAAGCTGCGCGGCATCATGGACGATAAGGCCGTGGCCGTGTACGACACGATCTCGGAGGTCGACCCGGAGGAGTCCGCGGTCCAGCAGACGGTCGCAGAAGCGTTGCAGCGGCGTCGCCGGCTCCGGCTGACGTATTTCTCCGCGTCGTCGAACGCCTCCACCACGCGCACCGTCGACCCGGCCCAGCTGGTCGTCCGCGACGGGGAGCCGTATTTGATCGCCTGGGAGGAAGGGCAAGGCCACCGCACCTTTCGACTGGACCGGATGACGGGGGTGGAGCTTCTCGACGACGCCGCCGAGCCGCACTCCGCCGAGCTGGACGGAAGGGAAGGCTTCGGGTTCACGCACACAGCCAAGCTGCTCCTGCGGACGGACGCGACGTGGCTGGCGGAGTACCACGACATCACTTTGGGACGAGATCGCGGCGACGGGTGGGTGGAGGCCGCCATGCCCTATGGCTCCCGGCAGTGGTTGATGCGTTTTGCGATCGCCCAGGGGGACCGGTTGACCGTCGTGCGACCAAGCTCACTGGCAGAAGACGTCTCTCGACGCGCAGAAGCTGGGCTGAAGCGCTATGATGAGCCGACAAGTTCGGGTAGGGTTACCCGGAATACTGAAGAAAGGTGA
- a CDS encoding helix-turn-helix transcriptional regulator, whose translation MQRLTNLAFALLGAGQVRTPDWIRRHVDGYPPGQSQEAFRRMLGRDVQTLRRAGVPVVQTDGYGIVQDDYELPEVTFTPEEATVLGLAGEMGQAGELGLFGRSGWTKIAAAGADRDLSEAPVYTADTDLNRIPAASLTAVLTCVRAQKRMRFDYQAVPTKERVRRTMDPWGVVVLNSRVYVVGWDVDRQNPRSFRMLRISDVKASHEPPTHMEATAPLQDIVAAGLKQGREYVDAVVRVPHGMAKELVDAGERDQDLVRLTEVDQDWLVRTAAGYAPEVEVIEPADVRALIGDLLKEAL comes from the coding sequence GTGCAGCGCCTGACCAACCTGGCTTTCGCCCTGCTCGGGGCAGGGCAGGTGCGCACCCCTGACTGGATCCGCCGCCACGTCGACGGGTATCCGCCGGGGCAGTCGCAGGAGGCGTTTCGGCGGATGCTGGGCCGGGACGTCCAGACGTTGCGGCGGGCGGGGGTGCCGGTGGTCCAGACCGACGGCTACGGCATCGTCCAGGACGACTACGAGCTGCCGGAGGTCACTTTCACCCCGGAAGAGGCGACGGTGCTGGGGCTGGCAGGGGAGATGGGCCAAGCCGGGGAGCTAGGCCTGTTCGGTCGTTCCGGGTGGACGAAGATCGCCGCCGCCGGGGCGGACCGGGATTTGTCGGAGGCGCCCGTCTACACCGCCGACACCGACCTCAACCGCATTCCCGCGGCGTCGCTGACCGCGGTGCTGACCTGTGTGCGCGCCCAGAAGCGGATGCGCTTCGACTACCAGGCGGTGCCCACCAAGGAGCGGGTCCGGCGCACGATGGATCCGTGGGGAGTGGTGGTGCTCAACAGCCGCGTCTACGTAGTCGGCTGGGACGTCGACCGGCAGAATCCGCGGAGTTTCCGGATGCTGCGCATCAGCGACGTCAAGGCCTCCCATGAGCCGCCCACGCACATGGAGGCGACGGCCCCGCTGCAGGACATCGTCGCCGCCGGGTTGAAGCAGGGGCGGGAATACGTCGACGCGGTGGTGCGGGTGCCGCACGGCATGGCGAAGGAACTCGTCGACGCCGGCGAGCGCGACCAGGACCTGGTGCGGTTGACGGAGGTGGATCAGGACTGGCTGGTGCGCACCGCCGCGGGCTATGCCCCGGAGGTCGAGGTCATTGAGCCCGCCGACGTGCGCGCCCTGATCGGCGACCTGCTCAAGGAGGCGCTGTGA
- the tatC gene encoding twin-arginine translocase subunit TatC: MSNAISRVWSKRARKKPKNRTGDMSLVEHLQELRKRLIIAVVAFILATTIGFVWYQWAPPGVMTLGEIIRGPYCSLPPETRADFTPGDECRLLATSPIEMLMLRLKVAAVAGLILSSPVWLYQIWAFVTPGLYKTERRWTLSFVGVAVLLFVSGALLAYLIVDRGLEFLVTIGGETQVAALTGESYFNFVLALIVIFGVSFEVPLFIVMLNIVDVLRYHDLKEKRRIIILLVFVFSALLTPSGDAYSMLVLAFAVGILVELAIQFCRINDKRRGIVGGVALADLDDEEASELEYTPEPVEPAASVKDPEPTRRRNTAETDYFDDVL, encoded by the coding sequence ATGAGTAATGCAATCAGCCGTGTGTGGAGCAAGCGTGCCCGGAAGAAGCCGAAGAACCGCACCGGCGACATGTCGCTGGTGGAGCACCTTCAGGAACTCCGCAAGCGTCTGATCATTGCGGTGGTGGCGTTTATCCTGGCCACCACCATCGGTTTCGTGTGGTACCAGTGGGCGCCTCCGGGAGTGATGACGCTCGGGGAAATCATCCGCGGTCCGTACTGCTCATTGCCGCCGGAGACCCGGGCGGATTTCACCCCGGGAGACGAGTGCCGGCTGCTGGCCACCAGCCCCATCGAGATGCTGATGCTGCGTCTGAAGGTCGCGGCGGTGGCCGGGCTGATCCTGTCGTCGCCGGTGTGGCTGTACCAGATTTGGGCGTTCGTCACCCCGGGGCTGTACAAGACGGAGCGCCGTTGGACGCTGTCGTTTGTCGGCGTCGCCGTCCTGCTGTTCGTCTCTGGCGCGTTGTTGGCGTATCTCATCGTCGACAGGGGGCTGGAGTTTCTGGTCACCATCGGCGGGGAGACGCAGGTGGCCGCGCTGACCGGTGAGTCTTACTTCAATTTCGTCCTGGCGTTGATCGTCATTTTCGGCGTCAGCTTTGAAGTGCCGTTGTTCATCGTCATGCTCAACATCGTCGACGTGCTGCGGTATCACGACCTCAAGGAAAAGCGCCGCATCATCATCTTGCTGGTGTTCGTGTTCTCCGCGCTGCTGACCCCCAGCGGCGACGCTTACTCGATGCTGGTGTTGGCGTTTGCGGTGGGGATCCTGGTGGAACTGGCCATCCAGTTCTGTCGGATCAACGACAAGCGTCGCGGCATCGTCGGGGGAGTCGCGTTGGCCGATCTCGACGATGAGGAGGCCTCCGAGCTGGAGTACACCCCGGAGCCGGTGGAGCCGGCGGCGTCGGTGAAGGATCCGGAGCCGACCCGGCGTCGAAACACCGCGGAAACGGATTACTTCGACGACGTGCTTTAG
- the tatA gene encoding Sec-independent protein translocase subunit TatA: MNIGPAQILIIILVIVLLFGARKLPELARSVGRSMRIFKSEVKEMKDEDAGSTAASATQPTDEDFWNSPENQPRQIPPQQPNPQQPQAQNYQQPNQQNQ; this comes from the coding sequence ATGAATATTGGGCCCGCGCAAATTCTCATCATCATTTTGGTGATTGTGCTGCTCTTTGGAGCTCGTAAATTGCCTGAACTCGCCCGTTCCGTGGGTCGTTCCATGCGCATCTTCAAGTCTGAGGTCAAGGAGATGAAGGACGAGGACGCAGGCTCCACGGCGGCCTCCGCCACCCAGCCCACCGACGAGGATTTCTGGAACTCCCCGGAAAACCAGCCCCGCCAGATTCCGCCGCAGCAGCCGAATCCGCAGCAGCCGCAGGCGCAGAACTACCAGCAGCCGAACCAGCAGAACCAGTAA